Sequence from the candidate division WOR-3 bacterium genome:
GCCTCAATGGCTGATATTGCTTTCCTATTGATCATATTTTTTATGGTTACTACAATTTTCTCAAGGGATAGAGGTTTAAAACTTATTTTGCCTGAAAAATCGGAAGAAAGTGTTGTAAAAATTAAAAAGGAGAATCTTTTATCCATATTCATAAATCCTGAAGGTAAAATTTTCTTAAGGGATGAATTAACTGAGACTCCTTTTAGTGATTTGAGAAGAAGAATAAAAGAGGATATACTTAACAATCCTGATAAAATTGTTATTTTTATTAAAACGAATGTTAAGGCACCTTATAATGTAATGATAGATGTATTTGATGAAGTTTTACTTGCCTATGAAAAAGCTGATTCAACAATGTGGAAAAGAGGACTCCTTGACAAGAATGGAAATGGAATATTAGATGAGGATGAAAGAATTCCAAGGAAAATTTCTATTAAAGGAATTGGAGAGGAAACATGAAGATTGAAAGGATTGAAAGACCAAGAGCAGTTATTCCAACAGCCTCAATGGCTGATATTGCATTTTTACTTATTATATTCTTTATGTTAACAACTGTTTTTAGAAAGGAAAAGGGTTTAAAGACACTCCAATTTCCTCAGGCTGAGCAGACACAGAGAATTAAGAAGCACAAGCATCTTTCTTATGTCTGGATTTCTAATAGAGGAGATATTTTTGTTCATGATTTGCCTACTGATACAAGTTTTATCAAAAGGGAATTTCAACAACTTGTTTTTGAAGATCCCCAGCTTTTGACCATGATAATGGCAGATAAGAGGGTGGAGTATAGGT
This genomic interval carries:
- a CDS encoding biopolymer transporter ExbD — encoded protein: MPVIGKKIKYEPEIPTASMADIAFLLIIFFMVTTIFSRDRGLKLILPEKSEESVVKIKKENLLSIFINPEGKIFLRDELTETPFSDLRRRIKEDILNNPDKIVIFIKTNVKAPYNVMIDVFDEVLLAYEKADSTMWKRGLLDKNGNGILDEDERIPRKISIKGIGEET
- a CDS encoding biopolymer transporter ExbD yields the protein MKIERIERPRAVIPTASMADIAFLLIIFFMLTTVFRKEKGLKTLQFPQAEQTQRIKKHKHLSYVWISNRGDIFVHDLPTDTSFIKREFQQLVFEDPQLLTMIMADKRVEYRYVNMVIEALRSAKALRVSFRTDFEKK